A stretch of the Molothrus aeneus isolate 106 unplaced genomic scaffold, BPBGC_Maene_1.0 scaffold_441, whole genome shotgun sequence genome encodes the following:
- the MED11 gene encoding mediator of RNA polymerase II transcription subunit 11 — MAGFGVANERLRALEELEREIGASLQSAGLVILELSKEKPQERHLDRQAAQFGAAVAKVEAELSAQIRYLTQVATGQPHEGSSYAARKSCQLALNRLDYARRRLAELARACELMLEQ; from the exons ATGGCGGGGTTCGGGGTGGCCAACGAGCGGCTGCGGgcgctggaggagctggagcgcGAAATCGGCGCCTCCCTGCAGAGCGCAG ggctggtgaTCCTGGAGCTGTCCAAGGAGAAGCCCCAGGAGCGTCACCTGGACCGTCAGGCCGCCCAGTTCGGCGCCGCCGTGGCCAAGGTGGAGGCCGAGCTCTCGGCCCAGATCCGATACCTGACACAG gtggcCACGGGGCAGCCCCACGAGGGCTCGAGCTACGCGGCGCGCAAGAGCTGCCAGCTGGCCCTGAACCGCCTGGACTACGCCCGGCGCcgcctggcagagctggcccGGGCCTGCGAGCTCATGCTGGAGcagtga